The window aagttgcatcatctttataatataacatgcaaccatcttcacaacaatcaattctcattgacgaaagtcctaacttagaaaccaatctcttcgccttatagaaatcaccaggtaagttgatattagggtcaactagtttactcataaggtcaatgaaacagtccatgtctgcttgagaaatattccaattagatttgatacttagtaatctaactgcaacagacagctcagagtgcggacttccttcacgtagtggacgactagcttcctctaactgttcataaaaatattttgcgtcatcattaggagtttgttcaacattttcattgggctcacccccgaagtgcaccccaaaagcatccgcaaccatatcctgaattctagaatcaagatttgtattctccactgacctactactttcaccaacaaccatgttatgaaatattccacggctaccatcgatctctccatgattagtccacacaaagtaattctctataaaccccttcctataaagatgaagcttaacttcctccgattttttaaacttcatacaatcgcacctgacacaagggcacctaattactccttcactttggtatggtggaagtgacattgcatgtctaataaagtcatcaaccccttctacaaaatcctcccgcaatccccgccgattaggataatttctattgtacatccaagtacgatgttccatctatacaaataaaacaagaacaaattaatttattctacaattataaattaattatatcttttttagttaattcaagataattatttttttctaattacaccaatttatatcctaaaagtccaattcatatccaaaaggtccaattcatatcctaaaagttcaattcatatcctaaaagttcaattcacaagaacaaatcctaaaaactaaaatttcaattcatatcctacgagtttaaacataaactaactaaactaaagaaattcaacccataccctaaaagttcgattcacaagaataaattaatttattctataattataaattaattatatcttttttagttaattcaagataattattttttcctaattacaccaatttatatcctaaaagttcaattcatatccaaaaggtccaattcatatcttaaaagttcaaatcatatcctaaaagttcaattcacaagaacaaatcctaaaaactaaaattttaattcatatcctacgagtttaaacataaactaactaaactaaagaaattcaacccataccctaaaagttcgattcacaagaataaattaatttattctacaattataaattaattatatcttttttagttaattcaagataattattttttcctaattacaccaatttatatcctaaaagttcaattcatatccaaaaggtccaattcatatcttaaaagttcaaatcatatcctaaaagttcaattcacaagaacaaatcctaaaaactaaaatttcaattcatatcctacgagtttaaacataaactaactaaactaaagaaattcaacccataccctaaaagttcgattcacaagaacaaattaatttattctacaattataaattaattatatcttttttagttaattcaagataattattttttcctaattacaccaatttatatcctaaaagttcaattcatatccaaaaggtccaattcatatcttaaaagttcaattcatatcctaaaagttcaattcacaagaacaaatcctaaaaactaaaatttcaattcatatcctatgagtttaaacataaactaactaaactaaagaaattcaacccataccctaaactaaactaattcataaataattgactaattaacaaaactaattagttaataaaactaattaacaaaactaattaaaacaagacctaaaccctaatcctcaataaaatgcaatgttcaaataattgaaacactaatcaattgaaactaattcataactaattaacaaaacctggaaataataaataaatgggttgtaattcaaacctagaatttgtaggagatggagaaggagatcgaggggcggcagtggcagtggcagcggcgacggcgcGGCGACGGCGAGGGTGAGGGCTGGACGGCGAGGGGGAGGCCTGGACGGTGAGGGGGAGGGGCTAGGAGAAGGAGAGAAGGGAAGGAAGAAGGGGGGGaaatttcagagaaatgggggtttcccccgtttttcacttctctgattttagaattaccgaccaaagttggtcggtaattttggtcggtacattaagtgctgaccgtttgaccaaaaaccgaccaactttggtcggtttttttttaaaaaaaatttaaaattctttaaccgaccaacgttggtcggtaattttaaatataaattcttaaatattataaaatattttaaataataaaataattattaaaatttaaaaaattagatccagattaccgaccaacgttggtcggtaatccaaaattttcttgtctgaccagctattgactaatttaccgaccaacgttggtcggtattttgtttaaaaaaaatataaatatttttttttcccccagtttgcgtccaacctggacggtttttggtcgcattttttgaccgaccaacgttggtcggtttttagcagatttttagtagtgggATATTTATGTATTTCTTTCGGTGAAAATAGATTTGAATATTGgtatattataaaaaatatataaaatagactgtcactatacaaaaattatacaaaatagactgtcactatgtaatttatatacaatagactgtcactatacaaaatatatacaaaaatagaccatcattatacaaaaaatatacaaaatagactgtcactataaaatatatacaaaatagactgtcactatacaatttatatacaatagactgtcaccatataaaatatatactaaatagactgtcactatataaaaaatatacaaaatagatatttcgggctattagatgtaatatgtttgggccggaggGTCATTTTGTGTTAATGGGCAAAAACATgtgctattaaaattttgaggggctatagagggTAGTTTTCTCCAAAATATTTGCTAATTCGTATTGTATGTTGTCACTTGGTGCCATTTTCTCTAATTTTTCTAAGAATTATATTTGCACGCCTTTTCAAAATAGGAACAAATTCTAAATAGTAGACTAAAAAGGATATTTGCGtaaatcggccaccacattagatGGGGTTCTAGGAAAAAAGGAAATATATCAAATTAATCGAAGAACTGAACGACATTATAAACCAAATAAGCTTATATAGTCTAGGGGAATGAATTTCGTACAAACACGAATAATGAACGGCAATTAAGCAAATTATGTACCATTCCTTCCCAATTTTTAAGACGTCTTAGACTCTGTGGGCAGTCAATTACTATCATAGAAAATGAAACAATGGAAGTACTAATATATATTTAAGAGATTTAAACATCTATCAACAACTTAAGATTAGAGCATTAAGCATTGATATCAATCAACTACCAAATAGTCAACAACTCACAGAGAATTGTGGCTGAAGATTCTATTTAGGAACTTAGTCTAATTGGTATGATCGAGATTATATGAAAAAGgacatttaaaaaataaaaaagtagataaagaagtCAATAGAGAAGCATGTAAAGACATTACCCTGAGTTGTTTGGATTCAATAAAATAATAACGTCCTTACAATGTATGATTGATTAAACATTAGGCAAAAAAAGTTGTCTTATATTTTCTTTAGGATGTATTGTTGATATCTCAATATTTACACGAGTAAGTTAAGGACATTTTAGTAAACGTAAACAAAAAAATGCTATAACAAGAAATACAAATAATCCAACCATTGACACAACAAACCAATATAATACAATAAAATTAAGGTACAAAAATGATACATTATATATGAAACAATGAgaaacaacaatataataaagacaTGCTCTATAAATTCTGAACTACAAAGTGATTCTtgcaacaaaaaaaatatatatttgttcTTTGGATATGTTATTTGGATATGTTACTTAGTGTATAATGATTGAATAAATTCCTCGATATTCTTGTTAGAACTTCCTCCTTCATTTATTGCTTCTTTAGCCAATTGTTTCCATTTAATTGCATTCTCTTTTAGCATTACACCTTTTCCCCCCTCCATAATTTCCTTTATAGAACTTGCTATTACTTCTCTAGTAATTATACCATCTTTTCCAGCCTTAACTCGAATTCCAGTTTGCCATATATCCATAATAAACTTAACATTAGTTGGTTCATCTGCCCATTGGGGCATACCAACCATTGGCACTCCCAAACTTAACGATTCGAGCGTCGAATTCCATCCACAATGAGTAAAAAAACATCCAACTGATTTATGAGCCAAGACATCAAGCTGAGCACACCAATTCACTATTAGTCCTTTTTTTGATAACTTGGACATGAATTCTTTTGGAAGTTTGTGCACTTCTGAAGTTCTAACAATCCATAGAAAGTAGCAGTTGGTCATTAGTAATCCTGATGCTAGTTCCTCCATTTGTTTTTCTCCTAAACTGGCCAAACTACCAAATGATACATAAATAACTGAGCCAATTTCTCTCAAGTCTAGCCATTTTATACAAGTTTCACCACTAGGACTCAAACCATTTTCTTTGACATCTTTTAGTTGCTTGTCAAGATACATTGTTAGAAAAGTTGGTCCGATGGTTTTGATTGAATATTGGGTCCTTAACCAGTTGATCACCTGTACAAATTCAGCAATAACATATTAAGTGTTCATAATTCGATCATAAATAGAAAAAGTAAGGAAACCAAACCAGCTAACATGCTTGCATGTCAAATATTGTGTTGAACAAAAAGTACGTAATCTTGTTGAGAGATATAGTGTTTGttgaagtgtatatatatatatatatatatatatatatata is drawn from Nicotiana tomentosiformis chromosome 12, ASM39032v3, whole genome shotgun sequence and contains these coding sequences:
- the LOC104087541 gene encoding UDP glycosyltransferase 9-like, which produces MVHFSKCLVSRRVNVTIFTLDFVCMSMLSDCNGSLINIESIPHDESPPNGNIDDLLEWYQVQITNNFRAIVEKFSDVKVLIFDSLASWIIDLAHQLGLKVAAFSPIPCAPSAIYYHMHPETSKIPLDGSTLSLPSLPLLEKEDLPSFVYQHRDLHPTIARLFFGLTINLKKADWLLFNTFDVINWLRTQYSIKTIGPTFLTMYLDKQLKDVKENGLSPSGETCIKWLDLREIGSVIYVSFGSLASLGEKQMEELASGLLMTNCYFLWIVRTSEVHKLPKEFMSKLSKKGLIVNWCAQLDVLAHKSVGCFFTHCGWNSTLESLSLGVPMVGMPQWADEPTNVKFIMDIWQTGIRVKAGKDGIITREVIASSIKEIMEGGKGVMLKENAIKWKQLAKEAINEGGSSNKNIEEFIQSLYTK